One Deinococcus grandis DNA window includes the following coding sequences:
- a CDS encoding TolC family protein has product MTRPPPPRLLTLALLLGAAHAQTTAPSAAPPDLTLEQAYAQLAQAPSVTRAALSVQVAQQNLQAARAALGLTVSVSGSASYAGPTSTASDGTSAAVSSSLSGTAGANVSLGLLPWSSSQGSLRASERSLALAQANLRDANLSTRLNVAQAYFSAALATQDITLAGRTLELRQRQLTVAQAQQVAGNATAETVLNAQSAVQTATSSLTQAQSSLDSARRTLDATLGTTLGGVTFSTRPDDTLTLPDLSALVARARTGSSEVISAQNALASAQEALEDDQRDARLPDLTASVGYGGGTAGTVSATLNVKQGTLGSSYSLPLGDRASTGGNRLTASVSGSYVVYSPAQQAALSAAQAGVTQAGLSLTVAQQNAELDVRSRYVTVQTNLNAVQTRAAQVQAAQLAVQTAQARLDAGTGTADDLAAATLSLAQAERDLLSARITAQLSLTQLLNAAGGPQ; this is encoded by the coding sequence ATGACCCGTCCCCCACCGCCCCGCCTGCTCACGCTGGCCCTGCTGCTCGGCGCCGCGCACGCGCAGACCACCGCGCCGTCCGCCGCGCCCCCCGACCTCACCCTGGAGCAGGCGTACGCGCAGCTGGCGCAGGCCCCCAGCGTCACCCGCGCCGCGCTGAGCGTGCAGGTCGCGCAGCAGAACCTCCAGGCGGCGCGCGCCGCGCTGGGCCTGACCGTCAGCGTGAGCGGCAGCGCCAGTTACGCCGGGCCGACCAGCACCGCCAGCGACGGCACGAGCGCCGCTGTGAGCAGCAGCCTGTCCGGCACGGCGGGCGCGAACGTCAGCCTGGGCCTGCTGCCCTGGTCCAGTTCACAGGGCAGCCTGCGGGCATCTGAGCGCAGCCTCGCGCTGGCGCAGGCGAACCTGCGCGACGCGAACCTGAGCACCCGGCTGAACGTGGCGCAGGCGTACTTCTCGGCCGCGCTCGCCACGCAGGACATCACGCTGGCGGGCCGCACCCTGGAGCTGCGGCAGCGGCAGCTGACGGTCGCGCAGGCACAGCAGGTCGCCGGGAACGCCACCGCCGAGACCGTCCTGAATGCGCAGAGCGCCGTGCAGACCGCGACCAGCAGCCTGACGCAGGCGCAATCCAGCCTGGACAGCGCCCGCCGCACCCTGGACGCCACGCTGGGTACCACCCTGGGCGGCGTGACCTTCAGCACCCGGCCGGACGACACCCTGACCCTCCCGGACCTGAGCGCACTGGTCGCCCGCGCCCGCACGGGCAGCAGCGAAGTGATCAGCGCGCAGAACGCCCTGGCGAGTGCGCAGGAGGCCCTGGAGGACGATCAGCGCGACGCCCGCCTGCCGGACCTGACCGCCAGCGTCGGCTACGGCGGCGGGACCGCCGGAACGGTCAGCGCCACGCTGAACGTCAAGCAGGGCACCCTGGGCAGCAGCTACAGCCTCCCGCTGGGCGACCGCGCGAGCACCGGCGGCAACCGCCTGACCGCCAGCGTCAGCGGGTCGTACGTCGTGTACTCACCCGCCCAGCAGGCCGCGCTGAGCGCCGCGCAGGCGGGCGTCACCCAGGCGGGGCTGTCCCTGACCGTCGCGCAGCAGAACGCCGAACTGGACGTCCGCAGCCGGTACGTGACCGTGCAGACCAACCTGAACGCCGTGCAGACCCGCGCCGCGCAGGTGCAGGCCGCGCAATTGGCCGTGCAGACCGCCCAGGCCCGCCTGGACGCCGGGACCGGCACCGCCGACGACCTCGCCGCCGCCACGCTCAGCCTCGCGCAGGCCGAGCGGGACCTGCTGTCCGCCCGCATCACCGCCCAGCTGAGCCTGACCCAGCTTCTCAACGCCGCCGGAGGCCCCCAATGA
- a CDS encoding response regulator, with translation MSALILIVEDEPQLAEVLEAYARQEGYRTERAADGNAALTAYRAASPDLILLDVMLPGRSGLDVLKTVRAEGGTPVILVTARAEETDQIVGLELGADDYVVKPFRPREVMARVKAVLRRATALLDDADRPLRVGPLEVDRRAVVARVHGETLSLTPAEFRLLSQLAEAPGRAYTREELLAAALPDSDALERVVDAHLASVRRKLDAARAGGLLHTVRGVGYRLEAAG, from the coding sequence ATGAGTGCCCTGATCCTGATCGTCGAGGACGAACCGCAACTGGCGGAGGTGCTGGAAGCCTACGCCCGCCAGGAGGGCTACCGCACCGAACGCGCCGCCGACGGGAACGCCGCCCTGACCGCCTACCGCGCCGCCAGTCCGGACCTGATCCTGCTGGACGTGATGCTGCCCGGCCGCAGCGGCCTGGACGTCCTGAAGACCGTCCGCGCCGAGGGCGGCACGCCCGTGATCCTCGTGACCGCCCGCGCCGAGGAGACCGACCAGATCGTGGGGCTGGAACTCGGCGCGGACGACTACGTGGTCAAGCCCTTCCGCCCGCGCGAGGTGATGGCCCGCGTGAAGGCCGTTCTGCGCCGCGCGACCGCCCTGCTCGACGACGCGGACCGGCCGCTGCGGGTCGGGCCGCTGGAGGTGGACCGCCGCGCGGTCGTGGCGCGCGTGCACGGCGAGACCCTGAGCCTCACGCCGGCCGAGTTCCGCCTGCTGTCGCAGCTGGCGGAGGCGCCGGGCCGCGCGTACACCCGCGAGGAACTCCTCGCGGCGGCCCTGCCGGACAGCGACGCGCTGGAACGCGTGGTGGACGCGCATCTGGCCAGCGTGCGCCGTAAGCTGGACGCCGCGCGCGCCGGGGGGCTGCTGCACACCGTGCGGGGCGTCGGGTACCGCCTGGAGGCCGCCGGATGA
- a CDS encoding sensor histidine kinase, with amino-acid sequence MTPPAGKPQRTQPLAVTLLLAMLLVVGVAVGSTFYFSNLVVKREFERLPSGVREMIREQQAATLRGEVLTPTPPLPVVRTGTSADAYLDPFDSSPDVGGVVKQASGEDAVVTNGKRPRNLRVSDGKPPPRNRAQDFLRDVQSSLLQVGLVAAAVSALLAFLISRRVARPVSAVSGAAARLASGDLSARAPVLGGEREIAALAHSFNDMAENLQALERERQQAVADIAHELRTPIAVMQARLDAMEDGVYPLNTEQITLLSTQTQLLTRLVGDLRTLTLADAGRLALDPRPLDLGALGREVVQALQDRAAALGLTLGVQAEPALTHADRDRVRQITTNLVDNALRHARSRVQVRVEARGEQVVLHVEDDGPGIPEGSREAVFTRFTRLDASRSRDTGGSGLGLAIVRALAAAHGGQAALAASKGLGGAHFTVTLPGGTD; translated from the coding sequence ATGACCCCGCCCGCCGGGAAACCGCAGCGCACGCAGCCGCTGGCGGTGACGCTGCTGCTGGCCATGCTGCTGGTGGTGGGCGTGGCGGTGGGCAGCACCTTCTACTTCTCGAATCTGGTCGTCAAACGCGAATTCGAGCGGCTGCCGAGCGGCGTGCGCGAGATGATCCGCGAGCAGCAGGCGGCAACCCTGCGCGGTGAGGTGCTGACCCCCACGCCTCCGCTGCCGGTCGTGCGGACCGGCACGTCCGCCGACGCATATCTGGACCCCTTCGACAGCAGCCCGGACGTGGGCGGCGTGGTGAAGCAGGCCAGCGGGGAGGACGCGGTCGTCACGAACGGCAAACGGCCCCGCAACCTGCGCGTCAGTGACGGCAAGCCGCCGCCCCGCAACCGCGCGCAGGACTTCCTGCGGGACGTTCAGAGCAGCCTCCTGCAGGTGGGCCTGGTGGCGGCGGCGGTGTCGGCGCTGCTGGCGTTCCTGATCTCGCGGCGGGTGGCGCGCCCCGTCTCGGCGGTGTCGGGCGCAGCGGCGCGGCTGGCCAGCGGCGACCTGAGTGCCCGCGCGCCCGTGCTGGGCGGCGAGCGGGAGATCGCGGCGCTGGCGCACTCCTTCAACGACATGGCCGAGAACCTCCAGGCGCTCGAACGCGAGCGGCAGCAGGCGGTGGCAGACATCGCGCACGAGCTACGCACCCCGATCGCGGTCATGCAGGCGCGCCTGGACGCCATGGAGGACGGCGTGTACCCGCTGAACACCGAGCAGATCACGCTGCTCAGCACGCAAACGCAACTCCTCACGCGGCTGGTGGGCGACCTGCGCACCCTGACGCTGGCGGACGCCGGACGGCTGGCGCTGGACCCGCGCCCGCTGGACCTGGGCGCGCTGGGGCGCGAGGTCGTGCAGGCGCTCCAGGACCGCGCCGCCGCGCTGGGCCTGACGCTGGGTGTGCAGGCCGAACCGGCCCTCACGCACGCCGACCGGGACCGCGTGCGGCAGATCACCACGAACCTCGTGGACAACGCCCTGAGGCACGCCCGCAGCCGCGTGCAGGTCCGCGTCGAGGCGCGCGGCGAACAGGTCGTCCTGCACGTCGAGGACGACGGCCCCGGCATCCCCGAGGGCAGCCGCGAGGCGGTCTTCACGCGCTTCACCCGCCTGGACGCCAGCCGCTCCCGCGACACCGGCGGCAGCGGCCTGGGCCTCGCCATCGTGCGGGCCCTGGCCGCCGCGCACGGGGGGCAGGCGGCGCTGGCGGCCTCCAAGGGACTGGGCGGCGCGCACTTCACGGTGACCCTGCCGGGCGGGACGGACTGA
- a CDS encoding NUDIX hydrolase — MARRDLLVAAGILRDRFGRVLLVGNDWQGHGRVRHTLPGGVVEPGETLPEALYREIYEETGLKLTGIRHMAYTVHIEDERRGERAIAVAFEATWDGLLNPADPDGFIVEARFCTVEEALEKIEAPPMREPLSDYLLTGEPGRFYAFKGWDGRGGLRIPALKPRT, encoded by the coding sequence ATGGCGCGGCGTGACCTCCTCGTCGCCGCCGGGATCCTCCGCGACCGCTTCGGCCGGGTGCTGCTCGTCGGGAACGACTGGCAGGGCCACGGCCGCGTGCGCCACACCCTGCCCGGCGGCGTGGTCGAACCCGGCGAGACCCTCCCCGAGGCGCTGTACCGCGAGATCTACGAGGAAACAGGCCTGAAACTGACGGGTATCAGGCACATGGCATACACCGTCCACATCGAGGACGAGCGCCGCGGCGAACGCGCCATCGCCGTGGCGTTCGAGGCCACCTGGGACGGCCTCCTGAACCCCGCCGACCCCGACGGGTTCATCGTCGAAGCCCGCTTCTGCACCGTCGAGGAGGCGCTGGAGAAGATCGAGGCGCCCCCCATGCGCGAGCCCCTGAGCGACTACCTGCTCACCGGGGAACCGGGGCGCTTCTATGCCTTCAAGGGCTGGGACGGCCGCGGCGGCCTGCGCATCCCCGCGCTGAAACCCCGCACCTGA
- the prfA gene encoding peptide chain release factor 1 has product MSRLDELAAEFGKVERALGDPAALADPREYARLTRRHRELLPLVTLLRERDGLQGDLTGARELLTDPDMRELAAGEVQALEARLAEIESDLVVLLLPTDPDDTKDVILELRAGAGGAEAGLFVMDLLRMYTRYADGLGLKVTVLDASESDLGGASKVVAEITGDGAFRAFKWERGVHRVQRVPATESQGRIHTSTVTVAVLPEADTEEIQLDLSEVRIDVFRSQGAGGQGVNTTDSAVRAVYRAGTPDEIMVVCQDGRSQIKNREKALQVLAARLAERERVAREERERSDRAAQVGSGDRSEKIRTYNYPQNRVTDHRLEGEGKNHPLDSVIAGALGPVVANLARAQRELQLLQMGEEGQHGAA; this is encoded by the coding sequence GTGAGCCGCCTCGATGAACTCGCGGCGGAATTCGGCAAGGTCGAGCGTGCCCTGGGCGACCCGGCCGCGCTGGCCGACCCGCGCGAGTACGCCCGCCTGACCCGCCGCCACCGCGAACTCCTGCCGCTCGTGACCCTGCTGCGCGAACGCGACGGGCTGCAGGGCGACCTGACCGGCGCCCGCGAACTCCTGACCGATCCCGACATGCGTGAACTGGCCGCCGGGGAGGTGCAGGCCCTGGAGGCGCGACTGGCCGAGATCGAATCGGACCTCGTCGTGCTGCTGCTCCCCACCGACCCGGACGACACGAAGGACGTGATCCTGGAACTGCGCGCCGGGGCGGGTGGCGCCGAGGCCGGGCTGTTCGTGATGGACCTGCTGCGCATGTACACCCGCTACGCCGACGGGTTGGGCCTGAAGGTGACCGTCCTGGACGCCAGCGAGAGCGACCTGGGCGGCGCGAGCAAGGTCGTCGCCGAGATCACGGGCGACGGCGCGTTCCGCGCCTTCAAATGGGAACGCGGCGTGCACCGCGTGCAGCGCGTTCCCGCTACCGAGAGCCAGGGCCGCATCCACACCAGCACCGTCACTGTCGCCGTGTTGCCCGAGGCGGACACCGAGGAGATCCAGCTGGACCTGTCCGAGGTCCGCATCGACGTGTTCCGCTCGCAGGGCGCGGGCGGGCAGGGCGTGAACACCACCGACTCCGCCGTGCGCGCCGTGTACCGCGCGGGCACCCCCGACGAGATCATGGTCGTGTGCCAGGACGGCCGCTCGCAGATCAAGAACCGCGAGAAGGCCCTGCAGGTCCTCGCCGCGCGCCTCGCCGAGCGGGAACGTGTCGCGCGCGAGGAACGCGAACGCAGCGACCGCGCCGCGCAGGTCGGCAGCGGCGACCGCAGCGAGAAGATCCGCACGTACAACTACCCCCAGAACCGCGTGACCGACCACCGCCTGGAGGGCGAGGGCAAGAACCACCCCCTCGACAGCGTCATCGCGGGCGCACTGGGGCCGGTCGTGGCGAACCTCGCCCGCGCGCAGCGCGAACTGCAACTCCTCCAGATGGGCGAGGAGGGCCAGCATGGCGCGGCGTGA
- a CDS encoding homoserine dehydrogenase, with protein sequence MRTVTVGVLGCGTVGQDVLNLIQKREAIFADLGVRIEVAGVLVRDTSRPRACPPGTPLTTDPAFLQECGVVIEAMGGVERPMDLLRPYLRSGRPVITANKALLAEKWDELRDYALDGKLYYEASVMAGTPVIGPMSTVLRASTFGRLQAVLNGTCLYIITQMEQGKEYAQALAEAQALGYAEDPPTLDVGGFDTAHKLTVLARFCADGNFPFDRVQVQGIEGLTLADVQGARARGERIKLVAELERVNGEWQARVSPQSLPEDHPLCNAGASRNAMVYEGEECGTLIFAGGGAGGMVTASAMVGDLLDWVIGFPGHVPLH encoded by the coding sequence ATGAGAACCGTGACCGTCGGCGTGCTGGGCTGTGGGACCGTGGGGCAGGACGTCCTGAACCTGATCCAGAAACGCGAGGCGATCTTCGCGGATCTGGGCGTGCGGATCGAGGTGGCGGGCGTGCTCGTGCGGGACACCTCCCGCCCGCGCGCCTGCCCGCCCGGCACGCCCCTGACGACCGACCCGGCATTCCTGCAGGAGTGCGGCGTGGTGATCGAGGCGATGGGCGGCGTGGAGCGCCCCATGGACCTCCTGCGTCCGTACCTGCGCTCGGGCCGCCCGGTGATCACGGCGAACAAGGCGCTGCTGGCCGAGAAATGGGACGAACTGCGTGACTACGCGCTGGACGGCAAGCTGTACTACGAGGCGTCCGTGATGGCCGGGACGCCCGTGATCGGCCCGATGAGCACCGTGCTGCGCGCCAGCACCTTCGGGCGCCTCCAGGCGGTCCTGAACGGCACGTGCCTGTACATCATCACGCAGATGGAACAGGGCAAGGAGTACGCCCAGGCGCTCGCGGAAGCGCAGGCGCTGGGGTACGCGGAGGACCCGCCCACCCTGGACGTCGGCGGGTTCGACACGGCCCACAAACTGACGGTCCTGGCGCGCTTCTGCGCGGACGGCAACTTCCCGTTCGACCGGGTGCAGGTGCAGGGCATTGAGGGGCTGACCCTCGCGGACGTGCAGGGCGCCCGCGCGCGCGGTGAACGCATCAAACTCGTCGCGGAACTGGAACGCGTGAATGGAGAGTGGCAGGCCCGCGTCTCCCCGCAGTCCCTCCCGGAGGACCACCCGCTGTGCAACGCCGGGGCCAGCCGCAACGCCATGGTGTACGAGGGCGAGGAATGCGGCACCCTGATCTTCGCCGGGGGCGGCGCGGGCGGCATGGTCACCGCGAGCGCCATGGTCGGCGACCTGCTCGACTGGGTGATCGGCTTCCCCGGGCACGTGCCTCTGCACTGA
- a CDS encoding SIS domain-containing protein — MSTHLLTLLETLPGSYSGPTRPEDAPYGLVGSGEGTLAAHLAQTLVASSLTRSGTQFVLSSPDAAALATDYADLASVAGAQVRRVATGGTPEEIDTLVPGGPLATYHFAQFVAHATGHSEDAQAADALLADLAARCAPHVTENNPARDLAWSLWGRTPLLLAAPDADALPHAWQQLLARTGKTLSVPLIGDPLPLVTGAFEAQHEKGDAKVAVILGDADDTLLLAREVLESRIDEIIHVPSPDGAVGYPAQLALWYFGAWVAAYLAERYGASAADQPVLGRAQGVMSGEDREQARLAAPRDDLRRTNVVKDWADDQDLDDVELDEDGDDRDEQ, encoded by the coding sequence ATGAGCACCCACCTCCTGACCCTGCTTGAAACGCTGCCCGGCAGCTACAGCGGCCCCACCCGCCCCGAGGACGCCCCCTACGGCCTCGTCGGCAGCGGCGAGGGCACCCTGGCGGCGCACCTCGCGCAGACGCTCGTGGCGAGCAGCCTCACCCGCAGCGGCACGCAGTTCGTGCTGAGCAGCCCCGACGCCGCCGCGCTGGCCACCGACTACGCCGACCTCGCCAGCGTCGCCGGCGCGCAGGTGCGCCGCGTTGCCACCGGCGGCACCCCCGAGGAGATCGACACCCTGGTCCCCGGCGGGCCGCTCGCCACGTACCACTTCGCGCAGTTCGTCGCCCACGCCACCGGGCACAGCGAGGACGCCCAGGCCGCCGACGCCCTGCTGGCCGACCTCGCCGCCCGCTGCGCCCCGCACGTCACGGAGAACAACCCCGCCCGCGACCTCGCCTGGAGCCTGTGGGGCCGCACGCCGCTGCTGCTCGCCGCGCCCGACGCGGACGCCCTGCCGCACGCGTGGCAGCAGCTGCTGGCCCGCACCGGCAAGACCCTCAGCGTGCCCCTGATCGGCGACCCCCTACCCCTGGTGACCGGCGCGTTCGAGGCGCAGCACGAGAAGGGCGACGCCAAGGTCGCCGTGATCCTCGGGGACGCCGACGACACCCTCCTGCTCGCGCGCGAGGTCCTCGAATCCCGCATCGACGAGATCATCCACGTGCCCTCCCCGGACGGCGCCGTCGGGTACCCGGCTCAGCTGGCCCTGTGGTACTTCGGCGCGTGGGTCGCCGCGTACCTCGCGGAACGCTACGGCGCGTCCGCCGCCGACCAGCCCGTCCTGGGCCGCGCGCAGGGCGTCATGAGCGGCGAGGACCGCGAACAGGCCCGCCTCGCCGCGCCCCGCGACGACCTGCGCCGCACGAACGTCGTCAAGGACTGGGCCGACGACCAGGACCTGGACGACGTGGAACTCGACGAGGACGGGGACGACCGCGACGAGCAGTGA
- a CDS encoding peptidylprolyl isomerase — translation MNKKKLVNVLMGVLALLLVVGMAYQFTPNLGDLFNKQTGTPALTVNGTTVTVEQLEAAKRQNPVLSSTDTGVLGDDFKTYVVAQQVDQTLVSNAVKDIKVSRSDVDAKVKEVRAQNNLTDNKAWTDALQGVGLTDSDYRKQVRQSLAIERRVDEIKKGVPAATDAELQAYYDLNQEKYQTDARIQGRQIVVADKAKAADLLKQLRGGADFAQLAGANSTEFKDRGGALGPIENGAPRPVAQVALPSEVGAAAFALKDGGLTDVVESGGKFYIVKVEKYLAPSAKPFAEAKSDVATAVNASKQNAAVEAWVEGLRKDARIEFKDLNWKVEDPTVATVAGQNVRYSQVIEQVVQNQQFASLLQQVPAEQASQLVNGILKPQVVQQIIQGYGAPTIAERLKLNLVGTRQEIAQGVAAYGARNAKVTDADLQAYYTENKAQFESPASAAVSEASFKDQAKAVAFRGSYTRGDFVSAASKAGGTVSERGTVTAGDGKLSEELNAAVFAAKSLKDAADGSLSDVVKVGDRYSVLYVTDLKPAETKSFAEVRDQIEPVVLGQKKSSEGQTFLDAQVKTLKPTDNLKTVLAAQEKRVAAAAPKTPATPAKDSTDGQTDGAATTPKTDGSATPPTSDK, via the coding sequence GTGAACAAGAAGAAACTCGTGAACGTCCTGATGGGCGTCCTGGCCCTGCTGCTCGTGGTCGGCATGGCCTACCAGTTCACCCCGAACCTGGGCGACCTGTTCAACAAGCAGACCGGCACGCCTGCCCTGACCGTGAACGGCACGACCGTCACCGTCGAGCAGCTCGAGGCCGCCAAGCGGCAGAATCCGGTCCTGAGCAGCACCGATACCGGCGTTCTCGGCGACGACTTCAAGACGTACGTGGTCGCGCAGCAGGTCGATCAGACGCTCGTGTCGAACGCCGTGAAGGACATCAAGGTCAGCCGCAGCGACGTGGACGCCAAGGTGAAGGAAGTCCGCGCGCAGAACAACCTGACCGATAACAAGGCCTGGACGGACGCGCTGCAGGGCGTGGGCCTGACCGACAGCGACTACCGCAAGCAGGTGCGCCAGAGCCTCGCCATCGAACGCCGGGTCGACGAGATCAAGAAGGGCGTGCCCGCCGCGACCGACGCGGAACTCCAGGCGTACTACGACCTGAACCAGGAGAAGTACCAGACGGACGCGCGCATCCAGGGCCGTCAGATCGTCGTGGCGGACAAGGCCAAGGCCGCGGACCTCCTGAAGCAGCTCCGGGGCGGCGCGGACTTCGCGCAGCTCGCGGGCGCCAACAGCACCGAGTTCAAGGACCGGGGCGGCGCCCTGGGCCCCATCGAGAACGGCGCGCCGCGCCCCGTGGCGCAGGTGGCGCTGCCCAGCGAGGTCGGCGCGGCCGCCTTCGCCCTGAAGGATGGCGGCCTGACCGACGTCGTCGAGAGCGGCGGGAAGTTCTACATCGTGAAGGTCGAGAAGTATCTCGCCCCCAGCGCCAAGCCCTTCGCCGAGGCCAAGAGCGACGTGGCCACCGCCGTGAACGCCAGCAAGCAGAACGCCGCCGTGGAAGCCTGGGTCGAGGGTCTGCGCAAGGACGCCAGGATCGAGTTCAAGGACCTGAACTGGAAGGTCGAGGACCCCACCGTCGCCACCGTCGCCGGGCAGAACGTCCGCTACTCGCAGGTGATCGAACAGGTCGTGCAGAACCAGCAGTTCGCCAGCCTGCTGCAGCAGGTGCCTGCCGAGCAGGCCTCGCAGCTCGTGAACGGCATCCTGAAACCGCAGGTCGTGCAGCAGATCATCCAGGGGTACGGCGCGCCCACCATCGCCGAGCGCCTGAAGCTGAACCTCGTCGGCACCCGCCAGGAGATCGCGCAGGGCGTCGCCGCGTACGGCGCGCGGAACGCGAAGGTCACCGACGCGGACCTGCAGGCGTACTACACCGAGAACAAGGCCCAGTTCGAATCGCCCGCCAGCGCGGCGGTCAGCGAGGCCAGCTTCAAGGACCAGGCCAAGGCCGTGGCCTTCCGGGGCAGCTACACCCGTGGCGACTTCGTCTCGGCGGCCAGCAAGGCCGGGGGCACCGTCAGCGAGCGCGGCACCGTCACCGCCGGGGACGGCAAGCTGAGTGAGGAACTGAACGCCGCCGTGTTCGCCGCCAAGTCCCTCAAGGACGCCGCCGACGGCAGCCTGAGCGACGTCGTGAAGGTCGGCGACCGCTACTCGGTGCTGTACGTCACCGACCTGAAGCCCGCCGAGACCAAGAGCTTCGCCGAGGTGCGCGACCAGATCGAGCCGGTCGTGCTGGGCCAGAAGAAGAGCAGCGAGGGCCAGACCTTCCTGGACGCCCAGGTGAAGACCCTCAAGCCCACCGACAACCTGAAGACCGTGCTGGCCGCGCAGGAGAAGCGCGTGGCCGCCGCGGCGCCCAAGACGCCCGCCACGCCCGCCAAGGACAGCACCGACGGCCAGACGGACGGCGCGGCGACCACTCCCAAGACGGACGGCAGCGCCACGCCGCCCACCAGCGACAAGTAA
- a CDS encoding FUN14 domain-containing protein yields the protein MSATGSTILLHVSAAAPAPAGFADALKPLLPDLSVGALLGFATGVALKHIGRWALVGLGVLFITVQVLAYFDLVSVNWLRVQALAEPWLAQGRENGGAWLARLLTANLPFAGAFTAGLLLGLRARV from the coding sequence TTGAGCGCCACCGGTTCCACCATCCTCCTTCATGTCAGCGCGGCCGCGCCCGCCCCGGCGGGGTTCGCGGACGCCCTGAAGCCCCTGCTGCCCGACCTGAGCGTCGGCGCGCTGCTGGGCTTCGCGACGGGCGTCGCCCTGAAACACATCGGCCGCTGGGCGCTGGTGGGGCTGGGCGTGCTGTTCATCACGGTGCAGGTCCTGGCGTACTTCGATCTGGTCAGCGTGAACTGGTTGCGCGTGCAGGCTCTGGCCGAGCCGTGGCTGGCGCAGGGCCGCGAGAACGGCGGCGCGTGGCTGGCCCGCCTGCTCACCGCGAACCTGCCCTTTGCCGGGGCGTTCACGGCGGGCCTGCTGCTGGGCCTGCGCGCCCGCGTGTAG
- a CDS encoding RNA polymerase sigma factor, whose protein sequence is MTLPTEPSLPDVISPELYGRLCAGEEQAWFEFVQEYEGRMYGYLYRLEGNSEDALDLTQEVFYRAWRSIRTFRAGERVLPWLYQVARNTQIESHRRKQLQRFSLEQAREDVGFEVTSERRSPVQAAESADAQDRVQRALSQLPHEYREAVVLRFVEDLSYDEIAQIQGVAVGTAKSRVFRAKEQLADLLESVADVH, encoded by the coding sequence GTGACCCTCCCGACCGAGCCCTCCCTTCCCGACGTGATCTCCCCAGAGCTGTATGGGCGCCTGTGCGCGGGTGAGGAGCAGGCCTGGTTCGAGTTCGTGCAGGAGTACGAGGGCCGCATGTACGGCTACCTGTACCGCCTGGAAGGCAACAGCGAGGACGCGCTGGACCTGACGCAGGAGGTCTTCTACCGCGCGTGGCGCAGCATCCGCACGTTCCGCGCCGGGGAGCGGGTGCTGCCGTGGCTGTATCAGGTGGCGCGCAACACGCAGATCGAATCGCACCGCCGTAAGCAGTTGCAGCGCTTCTCGCTGGAACAGGCCCGCGAGGACGTGGGCTTCGAGGTGACCAGCGAACGCCGCTCACCCGTGCAGGCCGCCGAGAGTGCAGACGCGCAGGACCGCGTGCAACGCGCCCTGTCGCAGCTGCCGCACGAGTACCGCGAGGCGGTCGTGCTGCGCTTCGTCGAGGACCTCAGTTACGACGAGATCGCGCAGATTCAGGGCGTGGCGGTCGGTACGGCCAAGAGCCGCGTGTTCCGCGCCAAGGAGCAGCTCGCCGACCTGCTGGAGAGCGTCGCCGACGTCCACTGA